The following coding sequences are from one bacterium window:
- a CDS encoding GMC family oxidoreductase: MPYLLTPRQEYDVCIVGSGAGGGMAAKVLTEAGARVVMLEAGVPWDNTRDSAMFKWSYESPRRGAPTPERHFGEFDAGLGGWWIEGEPYTVAPGEQFDWYRTRMVGGRTNHWGRISLRFGPYDFKRKSIDGLGDDWPISYEDLKPYYDRVDRLIGIYGTVENLPNEPDGIFLPPPKPRCYELLVKRSAERLGITCIPSRMSILTRPHNGRPACHYCGQCGRGCAVNANFSSTNVLLPPAFATGRLTLITEAMAREVTVDDRGLATGVIYIDKRTGQEKHVRARIVVLAASACESARILLNSKSSLFPHGLANSSGVVGKYLTDTVGTDVAGYIPALENMPPHNEDGAGMHIYMPWWLDNSKLDFPRGYHIEVWGGRRMPSFGFMSGIHNYPEGGGYGKALKDQYRRYYGATVGFSGRGEMIPNENCYCELDPEVKDQWGIPVLRFHWKWSDYEINQVRHMQETFRALIEDMGGKVLTPMPGRDRGYGIANGGRIIHELGVTRMGDDPNTSVVNRWCQAHDVKNLFIADGGPFVSQPDKNPTWTILALAWRTADHIVELRNAGEI; this comes from the coding sequence ATGCCGTACCTCCTGACGCCACGACAGGAATACGACGTCTGCATCGTCGGCTCCGGCGCAGGCGGGGGCATGGCCGCCAAGGTCCTCACCGAGGCCGGCGCACGCGTGGTCATGCTCGAGGCCGGCGTGCCGTGGGACAACACCAGGGACTCGGCGATGTTCAAGTGGTCGTACGAGTCGCCGCGGCGCGGAGCCCCCACGCCCGAGCGTCACTTCGGCGAGTTCGATGCCGGGCTCGGCGGCTGGTGGATCGAGGGCGAGCCGTACACCGTCGCACCGGGCGAGCAGTTCGACTGGTACCGCACGCGCATGGTCGGCGGCCGGACCAACCACTGGGGCCGCATCTCGCTCCGCTTCGGCCCGTACGACTTCAAGCGGAAGAGCATCGACGGCCTCGGCGACGATTGGCCCATCTCCTACGAGGACCTGAAGCCGTACTACGACCGCGTCGACCGGCTCATCGGCATCTACGGCACCGTCGAGAACCTGCCCAACGAGCCGGACGGCATCTTCCTCCCCCCACCCAAGCCGCGCTGCTACGAGCTCCTCGTCAAGCGCTCCGCGGAGCGGCTGGGGATCACGTGCATCCCCTCGCGGATGTCGATCCTGACGCGCCCGCACAACGGCCGGCCCGCCTGTCACTACTGCGGGCAGTGCGGCCGCGGGTGCGCGGTGAACGCGAACTTCTCCTCGACCAACGTGCTGCTGCCGCCGGCGTTCGCGACCGGCCGGCTCACGCTGATCACCGAGGCGATGGCCCGCGAGGTCACGGTCGACGACCGCGGCCTGGCCACCGGCGTGATCTACATCGACAAGCGGACGGGTCAAGAGAAGCACGTGCGCGCGCGCATCGTCGTGCTCGCGGCGAGCGCGTGCGAGTCCGCGCGCATCCTGCTCAACTCGAAGTCGTCGCTGTTCCCCCACGGGCTCGCCAACTCGAGCGGCGTCGTGGGCAAGTACCTCACGGACACCGTGGGCACGGATGTGGCCGGCTACATCCCCGCTCTGGAGAACATGCCGCCTCACAACGAGGACGGCGCGGGCATGCACATCTACATGCCGTGGTGGCTGGACAACTCGAAGCTGGATTTTCCGCGCGGCTACCACATCGAGGTGTGGGGCGGGCGGCGCATGCCGAGCTTCGGCTTCATGAGCGGGATCCACAACTACCCGGAGGGCGGCGGCTACGGCAAGGCGCTCAAGGACCAGTACCGGCGCTACTACGGCGCGACCGTGGGCTTCTCCGGCCGTGGGGAGATGATCCCCAACGAGAACTGCTACTGCGAACTCGACCCCGAGGTGAAGGACCAGTGGGGCATCCCGGTGCTGCGCTTCCACTGGAAGTGGAGCGACTACGAGATCAACCAGGTGCGCCACATGCAGGAGACGTTCCGCGCGCTCATCGAGGACATGGGCGGCAAGGTCCTCACCCCGATGCCCGGCCGGGACCGCGGCTACGGCATCGCGAACGGCGGCCGGATCATCCACGAGCTGGGCGTCACGCGGATGGGCGATGACCCGAACACCAGCGTGGTGAACCGCTGGTGCCAGGCCCATGACGTGAAGAACCTGTTCATCGCCGACGGCGGGCCGTTCGTCTCGCAGCCGGACAAGAACCCCACGTGGACGATCCTGGCGCTGGCGTGGCGCACGGCGGACCACATCGTGGAGCTGAGGAACGCCGGTGAGATCTGA
- a CDS encoding endonuclease V — protein MRPPRGFSPRLVGGADLSIQRFSRRGYAGIVVIDADSFETVDEATAAVDVTFPYVPGLLSFRELPAVAAAWRRLRTKPDVLIFDGHGYAHPRRFGIACHGGLLFDLPTIGCAKSILVGRHGPLGEARGATAPLVDDDEVIGMAVRTRDGVRPVYVSIGHRMDLETAVSLVLRMATGFREPETTRRSHRLVNELRRRAEARRGEAVDSRLTPLPVLRPMP, from the coding sequence ATGCGCCCGCCGCGCGGCTTCTCTCCGCGCCTCGTCGGCGGCGCGGACCTCTCCATCCAGCGCTTCAGCCGCCGCGGCTACGCGGGCATCGTCGTGATCGATGCGGACTCGTTCGAGACGGTAGACGAGGCGACGGCGGCGGTGGACGTGACGTTCCCCTACGTCCCCGGCCTGCTCAGCTTCCGCGAGCTCCCGGCCGTCGCCGCCGCATGGCGGCGTCTGCGCACGAAGCCGGATGTCCTCATCTTCGACGGCCACGGCTATGCGCACCCGCGCCGGTTCGGCATCGCCTGCCACGGCGGCCTGCTCTTCGACCTGCCCACCATCGGCTGCGCCAAGTCCATCCTCGTCGGCCGGCACGGCCCGCTGGGCGAGGCGCGCGGCGCCACCGCGCCGCTGGTGGATGACGACGAGGTCATCGGCATGGCGGTGCGGACCCGGGACGGCGTGCGCCCGGTCTACGTCTCCATCGGCCACCGTATGGACCTCGAGACCGCCGTCTCGCTGGTGCTGCGCATGGCCACAGGGTTCCGCGAGCCGGAGACCACCCGCCGGAGCCACCGGCTGGTCAACGAGCTGCGGCGCCGCGCGGAGGCGCGGAGGGGAGAGGCGGTTGACAGCCGGCTCACGCCGTTGCCCGTTTTACGCCCCATGCCGTAG
- a CDS encoding gamma-glutamyltransferase gives MTAAAPAAAQRTMKPVLHGKHWIAITGKPLGATAGAMIFQKGGNAVDAAAAMLAAVCTMWDTLGCGGETQALIYNPHTGKVIGINAHGVAPSGATVEFFKSKGMRYPPAYGPLAAVTPGTPGGLMVMVAEFGRLSLKDVLEPAIQLAEGYPIEAQAANAIEREKERIKQWPYSKAVFLPHLGEEREAPRPGEVFRQPDLAATWRKLVEAEQEALRQGKSRKEAIYAAYERFYKGDIAQEIVRSMQEQGGLITLEDLANWKVRIEEPVSTTYKGIEVYKLTHWTQGPAMLQALNILENVDLKSMGYNSARYIHTVYQAMSMAFADRDFYYGDPYRPPVEPIRGLLSKEYARSRFEQINWERNDPDIKPGDPYPFQGETNPFLHLLRDWPPRAPEATTAASSPQALDGSPVPRHDRTFEEGFTAGTTSIQAADAEGWVVSATPSGGWIPAVIAGRTGIGMSQRMQSFVLDERENPFNVLEPGKYPRVTLTPTIALKDGKPYLSFAVQGGDTQEQNLLQFFLNVVEFGMNVQEAAEAANFISYQLHSSFDDHASQPGRITLHEATPPWVRAELRRMGYRLDFQPLTSGPINAIYFDHEHGTFWGGSSNHGEDYGIAW, from the coding sequence ATGACCGCCGCCGCGCCCGCCGCCGCCCAGCGCACGATGAAGCCGGTGCTGCACGGCAAGCACTGGATCGCCATCACCGGCAAGCCGCTGGGCGCCACGGCCGGCGCGATGATCTTCCAGAAGGGCGGCAACGCCGTCGACGCCGCGGCCGCCATGCTCGCGGCGGTCTGCACCATGTGGGACACGCTCGGCTGCGGCGGTGAGACGCAGGCGCTGATCTACAACCCCCACACGGGCAAGGTCATCGGCATCAACGCCCACGGCGTCGCGCCCAGCGGGGCGACCGTGGAGTTCTTCAAGAGCAAGGGCATGCGGTACCCGCCCGCCTACGGCCCGCTCGCTGCGGTCACGCCCGGCACGCCGGGCGGCCTGATGGTGATGGTCGCCGAGTTCGGCAGGCTCAGCTTGAAGGACGTGCTCGAGCCGGCGATCCAGCTCGCCGAGGGCTACCCGATCGAAGCCCAGGCCGCGAACGCCATCGAGCGCGAAAAGGAGCGGATCAAGCAATGGCCCTACTCGAAGGCGGTCTTCCTGCCGCACTTGGGCGAGGAGCGGGAGGCACCGCGGCCCGGCGAGGTCTTCCGGCAGCCGGACCTCGCCGCAACGTGGCGGAAGCTCGTCGAGGCGGAGCAGGAGGCGCTGCGCCAGGGCAAGAGCCGCAAGGAGGCGATCTACGCGGCGTACGAGCGCTTCTACAAGGGCGACATCGCGCAGGAGATCGTTCGCTCCATGCAGGAGCAGGGCGGGCTCATCACGCTCGAGGACCTGGCCAACTGGAAGGTCCGCATCGAGGAGCCCGTGTCCACGACGTACAAGGGCATCGAGGTCTACAAGTTGACCCACTGGACCCAGGGCCCTGCGATGCTCCAGGCGCTGAACATCCTCGAGAACGTGGACCTCAAGTCCATGGGCTACAACAGCGCCCGCTACATCCACACGGTCTACCAGGCGATGAGCATGGCGTTCGCCGACCGGGACTTCTACTACGGCGACCCGTACCGCCCGCCGGTGGAGCCGATCCGCGGTCTGCTCTCGAAGGAGTACGCCCGGTCCCGCTTCGAGCAGATCAACTGGGAACGGAACGATCCCGACATCAAGCCGGGCGACCCGTACCCGTTCCAGGGCGAGACCAACCCGTTCCTGCACCTGCTGCGCGACTGGCCGCCGCGGGCGCCCGAGGCGACGACCGCCGCGAGCAGCCCGCAGGCGCTGGATGGCAGCCCTGTGCCCCGCCACGACCGTACGTTCGAGGAGGGCTTCACCGCCGGCACGACCTCGATCCAGGCGGCGGATGCCGAGGGGTGGGTCGTGTCCGCGACGCCCAGCGGCGGCTGGATCCCCGCCGTCATTGCCGGCCGCACCGGCATCGGCATGAGCCAGCGCATGCAGAGCTTCGTGCTGGACGAGCGGGAGAACCCGTTCAACGTCCTGGAGCCGGGCAAGTACCCGCGCGTGACCCTCACGCCGACCATCGCGCTGAAAGACGGCAAGCCGTACCTGTCCTTCGCGGTCCAGGGCGGCGACACGCAGGAGCAGAACCTGCTCCAGTTCTTCCTCAACGTCGTCGAGTTCGGGATGAACGTGCAGGAGGCGGCGGAGGCGGCGAACTTCATCAGCTATCAGTTGCACAGCTCGTTCGACGACCACGCCTCACAGCCCGGGCGGATCACGCTGCACGAGGCCACGCCGCCGTGGGTGCGGGCCGAGCTGCGCCGCATGGGGTACCGGCTGGACTTCCAGCCGCTCACGTCCGGGCCGATCAACGCCATCTACTTCGACCACGAGCACGGTACGTTCTGGGGCGGCTCCAGCAACCACGGCGAGGACTACGGGATCGCATGGTGA
- a CDS encoding flavin reductase, with the protein MPRYPKKRDFPVSQVRRYLEPGPIVLVSSKWKGRTNIMTLGWHTVMEFTPSLVGCVISEANHSFRMIRESGECVINLPTTALTDVVVGIGNTTGAEIDKFAHFGLTPDEAEEVGAPLIRECHANFECRLYDDALVDRYNFFIFEVVKAHVAPSPKYPETLHYTGDGVFMVSGKIISRRSKFRPEML; encoded by the coding sequence ATGCCGAGGTACCCGAAGAAGCGCGACTTCCCGGTCAGTCAGGTCCGCCGCTACCTGGAGCCGGGCCCGATCGTCCTCGTCTCATCGAAGTGGAAAGGGCGGACCAACATCATGACGCTCGGCTGGCACACCGTGATGGAGTTCACGCCATCGCTGGTGGGCTGCGTCATCTCCGAGGCCAACCACAGCTTCCGCATGATCCGCGAGAGCGGCGAGTGCGTCATCAACCTGCCGACCACGGCCCTGACGGACGTGGTCGTCGGAATCGGAAACACGACGGGCGCCGAGATCGACAAGTTCGCGCATTTCGGGCTCACGCCCGACGAGGCGGAGGAGGTCGGCGCGCCGCTGATCCGCGAGTGCCACGCGAACTTCGAGTGCCGGCTCTACGACGACGCGCTCGTCGACCGCTACAACTTCTTCATCTTCGAGGTGGTGAAGGCGCACGTCGCCCCATCGCCGAAGTATCCCGAGACGCTCCACTACACGGGCGACGGCGTGTTCATGGTCTCCGGCAAGATCATCAGCCGGCGATCCAAGTTCCGACCGGAGATGCTCTGA
- a CDS encoding transcriptional initiation protein Tat, with translation MADMTRREALAAMAAVPLAAFTWTTVEAEQASLRATAARKAAAATGEAYQPQFFTPHEWETVRVLVDMIIPADERSGSATDAGVPEFMDFIMVDMPERQEAMRRGLAWLDARCRLRHGKDFLSASDAERRAVLDEIAWPARARPEVAEGVAFFNSFRDLTATGFFTSKMGMEDLQYMGNTYVAEWTGCPPEALAKLGLSET, from the coding sequence ATGGCAGACATGACCCGGCGCGAAGCGCTCGCCGCGATGGCGGCCGTGCCGCTCGCGGCGTTCACGTGGACGACGGTGGAGGCAGAGCAGGCGTCGTTGCGTGCGACCGCGGCGAGGAAGGCGGCCGCGGCCACGGGCGAAGCGTACCAGCCGCAGTTCTTCACCCCGCACGAGTGGGAGACCGTGCGCGTGCTGGTTGACATGATCATACCAGCGGACGAGCGCTCCGGCAGCGCGACGGACGCCGGCGTGCCGGAGTTCATGGACTTCATCATGGTCGACATGCCGGAGCGGCAGGAGGCGATGCGCAGGGGGCTCGCCTGGCTCGACGCGCGCTGCCGGCTGCGCCACGGCAAGGACTTCCTCTCCGCGTCCGACGCGGAGCGACGCGCGGTGCTGGACGAGATCGCCTGGCCGGCCCGCGCCCGGCCCGAGGTGGCCGAGGGCGTCGCTTTCTTCAACAGCTTCCGCGACCTCACCGCGACCGGCTTCTTCACCAGCAAGATGGGGATGGAGGACCTCCAGTACATGGGCAACACCTACGTGGCGGAGTGGACCGGCTGCCCGCCCGAGGCGCTGGCCAAGCTGGGTCTCAGCGAGACCTGA
- a CDS encoding DUF1080 domain-containing protein, with product MTTTSTRSAARALVFIVAVALPATPACARQKEARAPHEWAPNDPTRPRPPVVDPGRPLAEDPAGRVPSDAIVLFGGGDLSRWTSNGGEAKWKVGDGWFEVVPGTGNLATRDSFGDVQLHIEWAAPSPPQGTGQDRGNSGVFFMGRYEVQILDSYMNETYADGQAAALYGQHPPLVNASRPPGEWQTFDIIFRRPRFGADGELIRPAIVTVFHNGVLVHDHAEMFGPTAHMARRPYEPHPDRLPLVLQDHGQPVRFRNIWIRDLERTEPSM from the coding sequence ATGACGACGACATCGACGCGCAGCGCCGCTCGCGCGCTCGTCTTCATCGTCGCCGTGGCGCTCCCGGCGACGCCCGCCTGCGCGCGGCAGAAAGAAGCACGCGCGCCGCACGAGTGGGCGCCCAACGATCCGACGCGCCCGCGGCCGCCCGTCGTGGACCCCGGCCGGCCGCTGGCCGAGGATCCCGCGGGCCGCGTGCCCTCGGACGCGATCGTGCTGTTCGGCGGCGGCGACCTGTCGCGGTGGACGAGCAACGGCGGGGAAGCGAAGTGGAAGGTCGGCGACGGTTGGTTCGAGGTCGTCCCCGGCACCGGCAACCTCGCCACGCGCGACTCGTTCGGCGATGTACAGCTCCACATCGAGTGGGCCGCGCCCTCGCCGCCGCAGGGTACGGGGCAAGACCGCGGCAACAGCGGCGTCTTCTTCATGGGGCGCTACGAGGTCCAGATCCTCGACTCGTACATGAACGAGACCTACGCGGACGGGCAGGCCGCAGCGCTGTACGGCCAGCACCCGCCGCTGGTCAACGCCAGCCGGCCGCCGGGCGAGTGGCAGACGTTCGACATCATCTTCCGCCGACCCCGGTTCGGCGCCGACGGCGAGCTGATCCGCCCCGCGATCGTCACCGTCTTCCACAACGGCGTGCTGGTGCACGACCACGCCGAGATGTTCGGCCCCACGGCGCACATGGCGCGTCGGCCGTACGAGCCGCACCCGGACCGCCTGCCGCTCGTGCTCCAGGACCACGGCCAGCCGGTCCGGTTCCGCAACATCTGGATCCGCGACCTGGAGCGGACGGAGCCGTCGATGTGA